CATCGATAGCAATATCCCCGCCATCTGGATAATAAAGACCGCACAACAATTTCAGCAGCGTTGATTTTCCACTGCCATTACCGCCAATAATGAAGACAATTTCTCCTTTGCGCAGTGTCAAGCTGAATGGACCGACGCTGAACAGCACACGACGATTATCATCCAAATATGAAAAAGTTACATCCCTGAAATCTATTTTAGCGTCTAGCGGTATTGGCTCGACTTTTCCAGGCGGATTCACCTCTCTGTGATTTTTTTCCATTTCATCCAAACGCGCTTCCAGGGTGTAAATCTCCTGAATAGTGACATTAACTTTCGCCAACATCGGAAAAGCATTTACCAGGCCGTTGATTGGTCCCATAATGAAAAAAATCGTTGCAGATATCTTGAAAACATTGCTTGCTTGACTTTCATCAAACATCGGCACAATAAAAACCAAAACCACCAGCAGGCTATAAAATGATATCTGCGAAAACATTGAATCAAAAATAAGACGCATATTGGCGTCAACCTTTAATTTCCGATATTCCTCCGAAGCATTGCCAATATACTGAAATAGCGCGTCACTTTTACGGCGATTCACTTTCAACTCTTTGAAACCATTTAAGACTGACGAAATGGCGCTAAAGACTTCGGTCTCCTTGCGGTAAGCTGATTCAAGTTTTAGTCTAACTTTTTTATGATGCTCGGCATAAATAGTCAAAGCAACGGTAGTGGAGATAATACAAACAAATAAACTAATAATAGATAAATAACTAAGATAAATAATCACCGCGATTAGCATGACGACGGATTGCGAGCCTATCACTAGCACCAACGCAGCAAATGATATGGCATTACTGTCTTCAGTGATTGGTCGATAAAAAATAGCCGGATCGTGTGATTCGATGAAGCGTAACTCGACATTGCGGATTTTATTCACCAAGCGCAGACGGATTTTTTTGATAAGCTCCTCTACTGCCACTGTGGCCTGAGTCAACGCGTAACGCTGCGCATAAATAAAAAGCAGTAAACCCACGAGATACATAACAAAAAATCTTTCCTCCAGCGCTTTGTTGGAGATTTGTGTTGCGGCAAAATTGATAATCGCCAGCAGTATCGCATTGGATATTCCAGAAATTGATGCCATGAACCATATTTTGCCCTTTGGGGCATTGGATTCGTTAAGATAAAAATTAATTAATTTTTTCATAAAGTTCTATTTATTTATAATGAATTTGAGCTACAGAAATCCTTCATCGCGTTCTTCATCCACCGAGCTTGCCAGTTCGATCCGAGTGGCCATGGCCGCCACCGTTGGCCGTTCAAAAAATTCCATCAAGGAAATTTCGACCTGGAAAGTACGACGTATCTTCGCCACTAATTGAATCATGATCAACGAATTGCCACCGAGTTCAAAAAAATTGTCATCGACGCCAATTCCATCAATTCCCAAACAATGCTCACAGAACATGACTAACTGTTGTTCCATGCTACTGCGTGGCGCGGTGTAATCACCAAGCAGTTCCGGTCGGGCATGGCCGCTAGACGAGCGACTGGTACTAGCGGTTGCAGGTGGCTGCCGTTCCACCCATTGCGCGAGCCGCCGCTGTAAATCACCACTAGAGATGACCACTCGTTCTAATGAGGGCAGCGCCATCAGTCGCGCGAATGCCTCGCATCCCTCCGCTGGCATCATTTCTAGCCCCAGGGCACCAACGGTACTCAGGCCTTTGAGCCGCGTTTCGTTCTCGAATATCCAGCCCTCCCAATTGACCGCCAGCCAGCGCCCCGGTTGTCGTTGGTTAAGTTGCTCGACCCGAGCATCAACATACAGATTGGTTGCAGCATAGGCGGAGAAACCGAGGCCTCCCAGTAGCGAGGATAGGGATGAGCAAATCAGGCAAAAATCGAACTGGCGT
The Gammaproteobacteria bacterium DNA segment above includes these coding regions:
- a CDS encoding Cyclic peptide export ABC transporter, translating into MKKLINFYLNESNAPKGKIWFMASISGISNAILLAIINFAATQISNKALEERFFVMYLVGLLLFIYAQRYALTQATVAVEELIKKIRLRLVNKIRNVELRFIESHDPAIFYRPITEDSNAISFAALVLVIGSQSVVMLIAVIIYLSYLSIISLFVCIISTTVALTIYAEHHKKVRLKLESAYRKETEVFSAISSVLNGFKELKVNRRKSDALFQYIGNASEEYRKLKVDANMRLIFDSMFSQISFYSLLVVLVFIVPMFDESQASNVFKISATIFFIMGPINGLVNAFPMLAKVNVTIQEIYTLEARLDEMEKNHREVNPPGKVEPIPLDAKIDFRDVTFSYLDDNRRVLFSVGPFSLTLRKGEIVFIIGGNGSGKSTLLKLLCGLYYPDGGDIAIDDQRIDEFNYQRYREIFSIIFSDFYLFDRLYGLENVDEKRVNELLRLMELEKKTKYIDGRFTSRDLSTGQRKRLAFIVAVLENRPVCVFDELAADQDPQFRKNFYQKILPQLRQEGRIIVAATHDDKYFYCADRVLKMDVGKLAPYDVHASDAALGHPELGI